A DNA window from Impatiens glandulifera chromosome 7, dImpGla2.1, whole genome shotgun sequence contains the following coding sequences:
- the LOC124946324 gene encoding receptor-like protein 56: MSTCNEQLRKEFKKEFAKGATFKEVQLSNGTGDLKFFTTILRLNKWLTDVEMNAAICLLRARAFAYPKSYPADFTILDCQFGPLITSYYDNFVADSVDPEKPHGHTFDQIIYHYYWGREDRHMPGWSSVDVIYFPLNLNNLHWGDKINGRHGCIVEERKGLLQLKAKLGSRMNQYFNSSFLPSWVDDQTGVDCCDWERVTCDPVTGHVLKLSLDYIYGFNQNNNLKTTNWSTSSTAQDIIGSSGGFEKLSQLENLDISGNQLDASVLSSLSTIKSLKVLDLSYNSKFKDSLSSQGFEKLSVLKQLKNLYIKDMELDTSVLPSLSTIKSLKLLDLTRNNLLRDHFSSQDCEALLGLRNLEELSLADNNMYNGQIKINMSCLGSLPSFKSLSLDKNYPQGDSSSLTKGLEGLQQLQVLSMSFCGLTTKDVKSLSKMGKLMNLDLSNNHLKKDVLMELRALPSLQFLNLSLNLFQGPFTNPDLNGFDHLEILNIAGCGLNGTIPAQSICKMKKLKELDLSRNLFEGGIPSCLKELSYLRRLDLSHNQLSGNLPSSMFRDLNLLEYIGLGYNSFQGTFLFNVFANFSKLEEVLISNNNDKLVVETEQAEWVPKFQLKTLVLSNCSLNILSGGTFPKFLLYQKNLLTLDLSHNRLGGSFPNWLLVNNTRIQLLYLQDNNFGGSLYLPETKSEIKELDISNNELKGHIQDNIGQLLPLTINMDISFNAFDGDIPRSLGNMSSLGRLTMSNNNLVGEVPIEIMSIHSLQVLDLSSNHLSGFSNFNWSIGTNLIFIDISHNKMSGHIPISTDNSIDAILMRNNSFSGPFSCELVAKSFLDISYNSFTGELPSCSGFKDLKHLNLYGNKFTGMVPEAILNSSSLKTLDIGENLFSGLIPPDLITGLSNIQILSLRGNQFNGAIPHQLCQLENLNWLDLSHNFFSGSIPTCFGNINFGVVINDLRDVYTLGSSLIKLQDHNLQLTFRYMANVVIFTKNRVDTYIGKPLELMSGLDLSSNNLEGEIPDVLGNLIHIRALNLSRNWLRGHIPQNLSNLMQIESLDLSHNNLTGEIPSKLTNLNRLGTFSVAYNNLSGRLPEMGQFATFEGNSYVGNPFLCGPPLKKDCKVQVNNQVKNDDDDDDGDEAWYTINIEAFFASFMGSYIVCIFGFFAVLWINARWRDMWFNLIDKILFSSYSFLSNTLYKCFRVQI, from the exons ATGTCGACTTGTAATGAGCAATTGAGGAAAGAGTTCAAGAAAGAATTTGCGAAAGGGGCTACATTTAAAGAGGTTCAACTCTCTAATGGCACTGGAGACCTTAAGTTTTTCACTACAATTCTGAGGTTAAATAAATGGCTAACTGATGTAGAGATGAATGCAGCAATTTGTCTGCTAAGAGCAAGAGCATTCGCCTACCCTAAGTCGTACCCGGCGGATTTCACCATCTTAGATTGCCAGTTTGGCCCTTTGATTACTTCATACTATGACAATTTTGTTGCTGACTCGGTTGATCCAGAAAAACCACATGGCCATACTTTCGATCAAATCATTTACCACTACTACTGGGGTAGAGAAGATAGACATATGCCCGGTTGGAGCAGTGTTGATGTTATTTACTTCCCcctcaacctcaacaacctacactgg GGAGATAAGATCAATGGGCGACATGGTTGCATTGTGGAGGAGAGAAAGGGTCTCCTGCAGCTCAAAGCTAAGCTGGGATCCAGGATGAATCAATATTTCAATAGCTCCTTCTTACCTTCATGGGTAGATGATCAAACCGGTGTCGATTGTTGTGACTGGGAAAGGGTCACTTGTGATCCAGTCACTGGCCACGTCTTAAAGCTATCACTCGACTACATCTACGGTTTCAACCAAAATAACAACTTAAAAACGACTAATTGGAGTACTAGTAGTACTGCTCAAGATATCATTGGATCAAGTGGAG GATTTGAGAAATTATCGCAATTGGAGAATCTGGATATAAGCGGTAATCAACTTGATGCTAGTGTTTTGTCATCTTTAAGTACAATTAAATCGCTAAAGGTGCTTGATCTCTCttataattctaaattcaaAGACAGTCTTTCCTCTCAAG GGTTTGAGAAGTTGTCTGTTCTAAAACAATTGAAGAATCTGTATATTAAGGATATGGAGTTGGATACAAGTGTTTTACCATCTTTGAGTACAATTAAATCACTCAAGCTGCTTGATCTCAcaagaaataatttattgagGGATCATTTTTCCTCTCAAG ACTGTGAAGCTTTGTTGGGTTTGAGAAATTTAGAAGAGCTGTCTCTAGCCGACAATAACATGTACAAtggacaaattaaaattaacatgtCTTGCTTGGGTTCATTACCATCCTTCAAGAGTCTTTCTCTAGACAAAAATTATCCTCAAGGAGATTCTTCTTCTCTTACTAAAG GCTTAGAAGGACTACAGCAGTTGCAAGTTTTGAGTATGTCATTTTGTGGCCTAACAACCAAAG ATGTCAAATCATTATCTAAGATGGGCAAGCTTATGAATCTTGATTTAAGTAACAACCATTTAAAGAAGGATGTGCTAATGGAACTTCGTGCCTTACCATCTCTTCAATTTCTCAACCTAAGCCTCAATTTATTTCAAGGCCCATTCACTAATCCAG ATTTAAATGGATTTGATCATTTGGAAATTCTAAACATTGCTGGTTGTGGATTAAATGGAACTATACCAGCTCAAA gTATATGTAAAATGAAGAAACTTAAAGAGTTGGATCTAAGTCGTAATCTATTCGAAGGGGGCATTCCATCCTGCCTAAAAGAGTTGTCATATTTGAGGCGTTTGGATCTTTCTCACAATCAGTTGAGTGGAAACTTACCTTCATCCATGTTCAGAGATCTCAATTTGTTGGAATATATTGGTTTGGGGTATAACAGTTTCCAAGGAACTTTCTTGTTTAATGTATTCGCCAATTTCTCTAAACTTGAGGAGGTTCTAATCAGTAACAACAATGATAAGTTAGTGGTAGAAACAGAGCAAGCTGAATGGGTTCCTAAGTTCCAATTGAAGACTCTTGTGTTGTCAAATTGCAGCTTGAACATATTATCCGGCGGTACCTTCCCAAAGTTCCTTCTTTACCAAAAGAATCTTTTAACCCTTGATCTCTCTCACAACAGATTAGGAGGATCCTTTCCCAATTGGTTACTGGTAAACAATACAAGGATCCAGTTATTATACTTGCAGGATAATAATTTTGGTGGATCTCTTTATCTACCAGAAACTAAGAGTGAGATCAAAGAATTGGATATTTCCAACAATGAGTTGAAGGGTCATATTCAAGACAATATAGGGCAGTTACTTCCTCTAACCATAAACATGGACATATCCTTTAATGCTTTTGATGGTGATATCCCTCGTTCATTAGGTAACATGAgttctttgggcagattgacCATGTCCAATAATAACTTGGTTGGTGAAGTTCCAATTGAAATTATGTCAATACACTCATTACAGGTCTTGGATCTATCAAGTAACCATTTGAGTGGCTTCTCTAACTTCAATTGGAGTATAGGAACAAATCTGATCTTCATTGACATTAGCCACAACAAAATGTCAGGTCATATTCCGATTTCTACTGATAATTCCATCGACGCAATTCTCATGCGAAACAATTCATTTTCTGGACCATTTTCATGCGAACTAGTTGCAAAGAGTTTTCTGGACATTTCATATAACTCTTTCACGGGAGAATTACCCTCTTGTTCAGGCTTTAAAGACTTGAAGCACCTGAACCTGTATGGGAATAAGTTCACAGGAATGGTTCCTGAAGCTATTTTGAATTCGTCAAGTCTCAAGACATTGGACATTGGAGAGAACCTCTTCTCTGGCTTGATCCCACCTGATCTCATTACTGGTCTCTCTAACATACAGATATTATCTTTGAGAGGAAATCAATTCAATGGAGCCATTCCACATCAGTTATGCCAATTGGAAAACTTAAATTGGTTAGATTTGTCCCACAACTTTTTCTCAGGATCTATTCCTACATGCTTTGGGAATATCAATTTTGGGGTAGTGATAAATGATTTGAGAGATGTATATACCTTAGGATCTTCTCTGATAAAATTGCAAGATCACAACTTACAACTTACTTTTCGTTATATGGCTAATGTGGTGATTTTCACTAAGAATAGGGTTGATACCTATATTGGAAAACCATTGGAATTGATGTCTGGATTGGATCTATCTTCTAACAACTTGGAAGGAGAAATTCCAGATGTACTTggaaatttaattcatattcgTGCACTCAACCTGTCACGCAATTGGTTAAGGGGACACATTCCTCAAAACCTTTCAAACCTAATGCAGATTGAAAGTTTAGATCTTTCTCACAACAATCTTACCGGAGAAATTCCATCGAAGCTGACGAATCTGAATCGTTTGGGGACATTTTCCGTAGCGTATAATAATCTATCGGGAAGACTTCCAGAAATGGGTCAATTTGCAACTTTTGAAGGAAACAGTTATGTAGGTAACCCATTCCTCTGCGGACCTCCATTGAAGAAAGATTGTAAAGTTCAGGTCAATAACCAGGTTaagaacgatgatgatgatgatgatggtgatgaAGCATGGTATACAATTAACATAGAGGCTTTCTTTGCAAGCTTTATGGGATCCTATATTGTTTGCATTTTCGGATTTTTCGCCGTGCTTTGGATCAATGCCCGTTGGCGTGATATGTGGTTTAATTTGATAGATAAGATATTGTTTTCCTCTTACTCTTTCCTATCTAATACCTTATATAAGTGTTTTAGAGTTCAAATATGA
- the LOC124909524 gene encoding rac-like GTP-binding protein RHO1, whose translation MSVSLFIKCVTNGDGAIGKTCMLISYTSNTFPTIMFPPFFIFNANVVVNGNTVNLGLWDTTDQEDYNRLRPLNYRGEDVFILVFSLISKAIYENISKKWVPELRNYAPGVPIILVGTKLGKILIIFFKGTRTPKATKENPNPIPDKRAQKKMAEMEEVRSNEPDIYDFDLTKKVYGRQMHGTVIGMGSDVRPTQENRRSGNNSQRSTDRLLEENE comes from the exons ATGAGTGTTTCACTCTTCATCAAGTGTGTCACTAACGGTGATGGAGCCATCGGAAAAACTTGTATGTTGATATCTTACACTAGCAACACATTCCCAACT ATTATGTTCCcgccattttttatttttaatgcaaACGTTGTTGTGAATGGGAACACGGTGAATCTAGGGTTATGGGATACTACAG ATCAAGAGGATTACAATAGACTTAGACCTTTGAATTATCGAGGAGAAGATGTTTTCATTCTTGTATTTTCTCTTATTAGCAAGGccatttatgaaaatatttccaAGAAG TGGGTTCCTGAACTGAGGAATTATGCACCTGGTGTTCCTATTATTCTTGTTGGGACAAAGCTTGGTAAGATACTCATCATTT TTTTCAAggggacccgtaccccaaaagcTACAAAAGAAAACCCCAACCCGATCCCAGACAAACGAGCGCAAAAGAAGATG GCAgagatggaggaagtaagaAGCAATGAACCAGATATTTATGACTTCGACTTGACGAAGAAAGTGTACGGACGTCAAATGCATGGGACAGTGATCGGTATGGGATCCGACGTCCGACCCACACAAGAGAATCGTCGGAGTGGAAACAATTCTCAACGATCCACTGATCGGTTGTTGGAGGAGAATGAATAG